The Impatiens glandulifera chromosome 8, dImpGla2.1, whole genome shotgun sequence genome includes a window with the following:
- the LOC124911981 gene encoding glucose-induced degradation protein 8-B homolog isoform X1, translating to MSEMDVDPRQYENIAVDDNVIQNVVLSYLVHSCYKETIESFITCTGMKRPAVNLDDMDKRKWILQFVLDGNALKAIELTEQFAPDLLEKNKDLHFDLLSLHFVELVCSRKCTDALEFAQMKLTPFGKVQKYVVKLEDFMALLAYEEPEKSPMFHLLSLEYKQNVADNLNRAILGHANLPSYSTIERLIQQTSIVRQILSQDQGKEGFAGFSLKDYLKS from the exons ATGTCAGAAATGGACGTGGATCCCAGACAGTATGAAAATATC GCTGTTGATGATAATGTAATTCAGAATGTTGTCTTGTCTTATCTTGTGCATAGCTGTTACAAAGAGACTATTGAATCGTTCATTACGTGTACTGGGATGAAGCGGCCTGCTGTTAATCTAGACGACATggataaaagaaaat GGATTCTTCAATTTGTACTAGATGGGAATGCACTGAAGGCTATTGAATTGACAGAACAGTTTGCGCCTGACTTGCTAGAAAAAAACAAGGATTTGCATTTTGATCTTTTGAGCCTTCATTTTGTAGAGCTTGTTTGCTCTAGGAAATG CACGGATGCTCTAGAATTTGCTCAAATGAAGTTGACTCCGTTCGGGAAGGTGCAAAAATACGTGGTGAAGCTTGAG GACTTCATGGCTTTGCTAGCGTACGAGGAACCAGAAAAATCACCTATGTTTCACTTACTTAGCTTGGAATACAAGCAGAACGTCGCTGACAATTTGAACCGAGCCATTCTTG GACATGCAAATCTTCCCAGCTATTCTACAATCGAGAGGCTAATACAACAAACATCAATTGTTAGACAGATATTGAGCCAAGACCAAGGCAAG GAAGGATTTGCGGGTTTCTCCCTGAAGGATTATTTGAAGAGCTAG
- the LOC124911981 gene encoding glucose-induced degradation protein 8-B homolog isoform X2, with product MSEMDVDPRQYENIAVDDNVIQNVVLSYLVHSCYKETIESFITCTGMKRPAVNLDDMDKRKWILQFVLDGNALKAIELTEQFAPDLLEKNKDLHFDLLSLHFVELVCSRKCTDALEFAQMKLTPFGKDFMALLAYEEPEKSPMFHLLSLEYKQNVADNLNRAILGHANLPSYSTIERLIQQTSIVRQILSQDQGKEGFAGFSLKDYLKS from the exons ATGTCAGAAATGGACGTGGATCCCAGACAGTATGAAAATATC GCTGTTGATGATAATGTAATTCAGAATGTTGTCTTGTCTTATCTTGTGCATAGCTGTTACAAAGAGACTATTGAATCGTTCATTACGTGTACTGGGATGAAGCGGCCTGCTGTTAATCTAGACGACATggataaaagaaaat GGATTCTTCAATTTGTACTAGATGGGAATGCACTGAAGGCTATTGAATTGACAGAACAGTTTGCGCCTGACTTGCTAGAAAAAAACAAGGATTTGCATTTTGATCTTTTGAGCCTTCATTTTGTAGAGCTTGTTTGCTCTAGGAAATG CACGGATGCTCTAGAATTTGCTCAAATGAAGTTGACTCCGTTCGGGAAG GACTTCATGGCTTTGCTAGCGTACGAGGAACCAGAAAAATCACCTATGTTTCACTTACTTAGCTTGGAATACAAGCAGAACGTCGCTGACAATTTGAACCGAGCCATTCTTG GACATGCAAATCTTCCCAGCTATTCTACAATCGAGAGGCTAATACAACAAACATCAATTGTTAGACAGATATTGAGCCAAGACCAAGGCAAG GAAGGATTTGCGGGTTTCTCCCTGAAGGATTATTTGAAGAGCTAG
- the LOC124911787 gene encoding protein YeeZ: protein MEVSSLSGRFPAARIRLFDNPTKIQTTSSLTLKFQARNESSPNRVFILGLGFVGQFFAREMKNQGWEVSGSCTNSVKKKKLEDDMGLNIYLFNANEPEPEVIDVISHHTHLLISIPPILGAGDPTLQHEELLKSRFLGSNLRWMSYLSSTSVYGDCNGEWVDEEHELNPKSELAKARICAEKEWLKLGHDVGISTQIFRLGGIYGPGRSAVDTVMKQEQLSDTQKMRAHRSYTSRVHVADIYQTLEASMIKPSSGRVYNVVDDNPAPRAEVFSYAQDLIEEKWGKQLKIISKESSESRSLKSRGEKRVCNDRIKKELGVKLMYEDYRSGLKSIVEDMNDITFN, encoded by the exons ATGGAGGTTTCATCTCTGTCCGGCCGATTTCCGGCAGCTAGGATCCGCCTTTTTGATAATCCGACGAAAATTCAAACCACATCTTCTCTTACCCTTAAGTTTCAAGCTCGCAATGAATCATCCCCCAATCGTGTATTCATTTTGGGTCTGGGTTTCGTCGGACAGTTCTTCGCCCGAGAAATGAAGAATCAAGGATG GGAAGTGTCTGGAAGCTGTACTAATTCTGTGAAGAAGAAAAAGCTTGAGGATGATATGGGTTTAAACATTTACCTCTTTAATGCAAATGAACCAGA GCCAGAAGTGATCGATGTTATAAGTCATCATACACATCTCCTCATCTCCATTCCTCCTATTTTGGGTGCTGGCGATCCA ACACTACAGCATGAAGAACTTCTTAAGAGCAGGTTTTTAGGTTCAAATCTTAGGTGGATGTCTTATCTATCATCAACAA GTGTCTATGGTGACTGTAATGGTGAATGGGTTGATGAAGA GCATGAACTAAACCCTAAAAGTGAGTTAGCCAAGGCAAGGATTTGTGCTGAGAAAGAATGGTTGAAGTTAGGGCATGATGTTGGGATCTCAACTCAGATATTTCGTCTTGGAGGTATCTATGGGCCTGGAAGAAG TGCGGTAGATACTGTAATGAAACAAGAACAGTTATCAGACACTCAGAAAATGAGGGCACATAGGAGCTATACTTCTCGAGTTCATGTTGCTGACATCTATCAAACACTTGAAGCCAGTATGATTAAGCCATCTTCTGG AAGGGTATACAATGTGGTGGATGACAACCCTGCTCCAAGGGCGGAGGTATTCTCTTATGCCCAAGACTTGATTGAGGAGAAATGGGGGAAACAGCTGAAGATCATTTCCAAAGAGAGTTCAGAATCACGGAGCTTAAAATCGAGAGGTGAAAAGCGAGTATGTAATGATAGGATAAAGAAGGAACTTGGAGTAAAACTAATGTATGAAGACTATAGATCAGGATTGAAGAGCATAGTTGAGGATATGAATGATATCACTTTCaattaa